From the genome of Amycolatopsis granulosa:
GGGCCGTACCGCTTCACCAGCCCGGTGATCTCGACGGCAGGTGTGCTCACGACTGTCAAGCGTACGACCCCGGCTCAGGGCGCGGGCTGCGGATCCCTCTTCAGCAGCAGAGGTGCCCTGCGCCACACGACGAGCACGGCCACGGCGACGACGACACCGGCGGCGAGGTAGGCCTGCGGCACGACGAACGAGCGGCCGTCGAACGTGCTGCCCGGCGGTGCGGCGAGGAACGCCAGCGCCACGCTGGCCACCGTGGCCGCGACGCGGAACCGGGACGTGCCCGCGGCGGCGGCGAGCGGGATCACCGCCCACAGCAGCCACCAGGGCTGCATCGCGACGTGCAGGATCATGAAGGCGCCCAGCGAGACGCCGAGCCCGATGATCGGCCGGTAGCGCCAGCGGAAGCTGTCCCACAGGAACTTCGCGGTGATCAGCCCGGCCAGCGCGATGCCGGCCAGCTGCAGGATCGACACCAGCGCGTTGGTGTGGTTGCCCAGGCCGAGCGCGATGCCCAGGACCCCGCCGAGGTTCGCGAGTTCGGCGCTGGGGGAGATCCAGCTGCGCACCAGCCCCGGGGTGCCGAGCGCGCCGATCCAGCCGAAGCCGAGGCCGGTGCCCAGGCACACGGCGGCCATGACGACGGCGAACACGCCGGTGAGCGCGGCGGCGGCGCGCAGCAGGTCGCTGATCCGGCCGCGCCAGCGGCGGGCGATCATGACACCGAAGAAGCCCAGCGCGATGACCGCGTTGATCTTCACCGCGGCGCCGAGCGTGATGACCGCCGCACCGAGCACGAGGAACGGGATCTCGCCGTGGGCCAGGGGTGGCGGCGTGTCGCCGGTGACCCGGACCGGCAGCCGGCGGATGCCCAGCTCCAGGCCGGCGACCATCAGGCCGATGCCGAGCGCCTCGTTGTGCGCGCCCGCGACCAGGTGGAACAGCACGAGCGGGTTGGCGGCGCCCAGCCACAGGGCGGTGGCCGGTTCGACGCCGAACCGCTGGGCCAGGCGGGGCAGGGCCCAGATGATGAGCGCGACGCCGGCCAGGGCGAGGGCGCGCTGCAGCAGGACCCCGGCGACGATGTCGTCCCCGGTGAGCCCGGAGATCCAGCTGCCGAGCTTGAGGAAGAGCGGACCGTAGGGGGCCGGGGTCTCGCGCCACATGTTGGAGACGCCGCTGGTGAGCGGATCGGCCACGCCGAGCGCCTGCGCCGGGCCCAGTTCGTAGGGGTCCATGCCGCGGTGCACGATCTCGCTCTGCGCGAGGTAGCTGTAGACGTCGCGGGAGAACAGCGGCGGGATGAACATCAGCGGCGTCAGCCACATGACCAGCGTGCGGGTCAGCTGGGCGCGGGTGGCCAGCCGCGCGCGCCCGGGCCGCGCGAACCGCCCCAGCAGCAGCCACCCGACGACGAGCATGCCCATCCCGGCGAAGCACATCGCCAGTGAGACGGTGGGGATGCGGGCGAACAGGCGCAGGACGGGGATGTCCTGGACCGGGTTGAGCACCGGGGCCGCGCCCGCGCCGAGCGAGCCCAGGGCGAGCAGCAGCGCGCCGACCGTGCCCAGCCGGCGCACGATGTCGAGGGCACGCAGTTCCCGCTGTTCCAGCGGCCCGGCCCCGGGAGGCTGCACCGGGGACAGCGGCGCCGCCACCGCACCACCTCCGGTGCTCTGCTCGCCCCATGTCACACAGAGAGGGTATCGGCGCCGTCCCGGGCCGCCGAGAAGGGCGGCCGCGGCGGCCGGCCGGACCGTCCCGGCAGCCCGGATCCGTGACCCCGGTCACGCCGAGTTGACCTCTCTTTGCCTCCCGGCCCGAAATACGACACAATTATGTTGTGAAAAACAGCGGACCCCTCTCCCGTCGGGGCGGCGCCGACCGTCCTGGCGACGGGATGGCCGCTCAGGCCACCCCGGACGGGCGCACCCGGCACGAGGTCGCCCGCCTCCTGCTGGAGGACGGCCCGATGACGGCGGGCGTGGTCGCCGACCGGCTGGGCATCAGCCCGACCGCGGTGCGGCGCCACCTGGACGCGTTGCTGGCCGACGGGGAGGCCGAGACGCGGGACGCGCCCCGGCGCGGACCGCGTGGCCGGGGCCGTCCGGCCAAGCTCTTCCTGCTCACCGAGACGGGCCGCGCCCGGTTCGGCCACGCCTACGACGACCTCGCGGTCGCCGCCCTCCGCTTCCTCGCCGAACACGCGGGGGAGGAGGCGGTGCGGGCCTTCGCCGAGCGCCGGGCCGCCGGCATGGTGGAGCCGCACCGGGCCGCGATCACCGCCGCGGACGGCCCGGCCGGCCGCGCGGAGGCCCTGGCCGCCGCCCTGAGCAGGGAGGGTTACGCTGCGTCGGCCCGCCAGGTGGGCGCTCCGGCCACCGGTGCCGGCGCGCAGCTGTGCCAGCACCACTGCCCGGTCGCCCACGTCGCCGCTGAGTTCCCGCAGCTGTGCGAGGCGGAGACCGAGGCGTTCGCCGAGCTGCTGGGCACGCACGTCCAGCGGCTGGCGACCATCGCACGCGGCGACACCGTGTGCACCACCCACGTCCCAGCGGAGAATCCGCCGGGTCTGCAAGCGAAAGCTCCGGACGGAGGGAAACGCGAATGACTGCCGCTGCCGAGCAGCGCAATCCCACCACGACGCCGCTGTCCCAGGAAGAGACCATCGACTCCCTGGGCAAGTACGCGTTCGGGTGGGCCGACCCGGATGCCGCGGGGGCCAGTGCCCGCCGCGGGCTCAACACCGACGTCGTGTCCGACATCTCCGCCAAGAAGAACGAGCCGGAGTGGATGCTCGAGGCGCGTCTGAAGGCGCTGAAGCTCTTCGAGCGCAAGCCCATGCCGAACTGGGGCGCCGACCTGTCGGGGATCGACTTCGACAACATCAAGTACTTCGTGCGCTCCACCGAGCAGCAGGCCGCCAGCTGGGACGAGCTGCCCGAGGACATCAAGAACACCTACGACAAGCTGGGCATCCCGGAGGCGGAGAAGCAGCGCCTGATCGCCGGGGTGGCCGCCCAGTACGAGTCGGAGGTCGTCTACCACAAGATCCGTGAGGACCTCGAGGCCCAGGGCGTCATCTTCCTGGACACCGACACCGGCCTCAAGGAGCACCCGGAGCTGTTCCAGGAGTACTTCGGCTCGGTCATCCCGGCCGGCGACAACAAGTTCTCCGCGCTGAACACGGCGGTGTGGTCCGGCGGGTCGTTCATCTACGTGCCGCCGGGCGTGCACGTGGACATCCCGCTGCAGGCGTACTTCCGGATCAACACCGAGAACATGGGCCAGTTCGAGCGGACCCTGATCATCGTCGACGAAGGTGCCTACGTCCATTACGTCGAGGGCTGCACCGCGCCCATCTACAAGTCCGACTCGCTGCACTCGGCCGTGGTCGAGATCATCGTCAAGAAGGGCGGCCGCTGCCGCTACACGACGATCCAGAACTGGTCGAACAACGTCTACAACCTGGTCACCAAGCGCGCCAAGTGCGAAGAGGGCGCGACCATGGAGTGGATCGACGGCAACATCGGTTCCAAGGTGACCATGAAGTACCCGTCGGTCTTCCTGATGGGCGAGCACGCCAAGGGCGAGGTCCTCTCGATCGCGTTCGCCGGCGAGGGGCAGCACCAGGACGCCGGCGCCAAGATGGAGCACCTGGCGCCGCACACCTCCTCGACCATCGTGTCGAAGTCGGTGGCGCGCGGCGGCGGCCGCACCTCCTACCGCGGCCTGGTGAAGGTGGCCAAGCGGGCACACCACTCCGCCTCCACGGTGAAGTGCGACGCGCTGCTGGTGGACACCATTTCCCGCTCGGACACCTACCCCTACGTCGACATCCGCAACGACGAGGTGTCGATGGGCCACGAGGCCACGGTGTCCAAGGTCTCCGAGGACCAGCTGTTCTACCTGATGTCGCGCGGTCTCACCGAGGACGAGGCCATGGCGATGGTCGTGCGCGGGTTCGTCGAGCCCATCGCGCGCGAGCTGCCCATGGAGTACGCGCTCGAGCTGAACCGCCTGATCGAACTGCAGATGGAAGGAGCCGTCGGCTGACATGACGGTTTCTGCTGAGAACACCGCTGCCGCTGCGGAGGCCGCCGTCCCGGCGGCCTCCCGCGCGGAACGGTTCACCGGGTACGACGTCGCCGCCTTCGAGGTCCCCGGTGGCCGCGAGGAGAACTGGCGGTTCACCCCGATGAAGCGCCTGCGCGGGCTGCACGACGGCACCGCGACGGCCTCCGGCGAGGTCAAGATCGACGTCGACGCCGCCCCCGAGGTGCGCGTGGAGACCGTCGGCCGCGAGGACGAGCGCCTGGGCCAGGCCGGCGTGCCGAGCGACCGGATCGCCGCGCAGGCCTACACCTCGTTCGCCGCGGCGACCCTGGTGACCCTGCCGAAGGAGACCCGCGCGTCCCGGCCGACCGTGCTGCGGCTGACCGGCCCGGGTGAGGGCAACACCGCCTACGGGCACGTGCAGGTGCGCGCCGAGGCCTACGCCGAGGGCGTGGTCGTGCTCGACCACCTCGGCTCCGGCACCTACGCCGACAACGTCGAGTTCGTCGTCGGTGAGGGTGCGAAGCTCACCGTGGTCAGCGTCCAGGACTGGGCCGACGACGCGGTGCACGTCTCCGAGCAGCACATCCGGCTCGGTAAGGACTCCACGGTCAAGCACATCGTCGTCACCCTGGGCGGCGACCTGGTGCGGGTGTCGCCCACGGCGAGCTTCGCCGACCGCGGCGGCGACGTGGAGATGCTGGGCCTGTACTTCGCCGACGCCGGTCAGCACCAGGAGCACCGCCTGTTCGTCGACCACGCGGTCCCGTACTGCAAGTCGAACGTGATGTACAAGGGCGCCCTGCAGGGCGACGACGCGCACACGGTGTGGATCGGCGACGTGCTGATCCGGGCCGCGGCCGAGGGCACCGAGACCTACGAGCTCAACCGCAACCTGGTGCTCACCACGGGCGCGCGTGCCGACTCGGTGCCGAACCTGGAGATCGAGACCGGTGAGATCGCCGGTGCCGGGCACGCGAGCGCCACGGGAAGGTTCGACGACGAGCAGTTGTTCTACCTGCTGTCGCGCGGGATCGAGGAGGAGCAGGCGCGGCGGCTGGTCGTCCGCGGCTTCTTCCACGAGATCCTGATGAAGATCGACGTCCCGGAGGTCCGCGAGCGCCTGGCCGAGGCGATCGAGGCCGAACTCGAAGCCGTCGGCAGCTGAAGCCCTCCCCTTCCACCACGAGAGACAGAGACGAACGAGGCCATGGCCACACTGGAAATCAAGGATCTGCACGCCGGTGTCACGACCGACGAGGGCGCGAAAGAGATCCTCAAGGGCGTCAACCTGACCATCCGCTCGGGTGAGACGCACGCGATCATGGGCCCGAACGGCTCGGGCAAGTCCACCCTGTCCTACGCGATCGCCGGTCACCCCAAGTACGAGGTGACCTCCGGCGAGGTGCTGCTGGACGGCGAGAACGTCCTCGAGATGTCGGTCGACGAGCGCGCGCGGGCCGGGCTGTTCCTGGCGATGCAGTACCCCGTCGAGGTCCCGGGCGTGTCCATGTCGAACTTCCTGCGCACGGCCGCCACCGCGGTCCGCGGCGAGGCGCCGAAGCTGCGGCACTGGGTCAAGGAAGTCAAGGACGAGATGGCCAAGCTGGAGATCTCGGCGGAGTTCGCCGAGCGCAGCGTCAACGAGGGCTTCTCCGGTGGTGAGAAGAAGCGCCACGAGATCCTGCAGCTGGCGCTGCTCAAGCCGAAGATCGCGATCCTCGACGAGACCGACTCGGGCCTGGACGTCGACGCGCTGCGGATCGTCTCCGACGGCGTCAACGAGTACAAGGCCAACAACGAGGTCGGCGTCATGCTGATCACGCACTACACGCGGATCCTGCGCCACATCACCCCGGACTTCGTGCACGTCTTCGCCGACGGCCGCGTCGTCGAGTCGGGCGGCAAGGAGCTGGCCGACGAGCTGGAGGAGAACGGCTACGTCAAGTACACCGGCAAGAAGGAAGCCGCGGCGGTCTGACGTTCCCCGTTCCCGAACTGACACACCGAGAGAGGAGTTGGCGCGCATGACCACCACAGCCGCGGCCAACCTGCCTTTGGACGTCGCTGCCCTGCGCGCCGACTTCCCCATCCTGTCGCGCACCGTGCGCGACGGGAAACCCTTGGTGTACCTGGACTCCGGCGCGACCTCGCAGCGGCCGCGGCAGGTGCTGGACGCCGAGCGCCGGTTCCTGGAGACCTCCAACGCGGCGGTGCACCGGGGTGCGCACCAGCTCGCCGAGGAGGCCACGGACGCCTACGAGTACGCCCGCGCCCGCACCGCCGAGTTCGTCGGTGCCGACCAGGGTGAGCTGGTGTTCACGAAGAACGCCACCGAGGGCATCAACCTGGTCGCGTACGCGATGAGCAACGCGGCCACCGCCGGCCCGGAGGCCGAGCGCTTCCGCGTCGGCCCGGGCGACGAGATCGTGATCACCGCGATGGAGCACCACGCGAATCTGGTGCCCTGGCAGCAGCTGTGCCAGCGCACCGGTGCCACGCTGCGGTGGTTCGACCTCACCGGCACGTTCCGGCTGGATCTGTCCAACCTGGACGAGCTGGTCACCGAGCGCACCAAGATCGTCGCGTTCGCGCACCAGTCCAACGTGCTCGGCACGATCAACCCGGTCGAGCCGATCGTGCGGCGGGCCCGCGAGGTCGGCGCGCTGACGCTGCTCGACGCGTGCCAGTCGGTGCCGCACTTCCCGGTCGACTTCCACGCGCTCGGCGTGGACTTCGCGGTGTTCTCCGGGCACAAGATGCTGGCGCCGTCCGGTATCGGCGTGCTCTACGGGCGCCGTGAGCTGCTCGAGGCGATGCCGCCGTTCCTCACCGGCGGGTCGATGATCGAGCTGGTCACGATGGACCGCACCACGTTCGCGCCGCCGCCGCAGAAGTTCGAGGCCGGGGTGCCGATGACCTCGCAGGCCGTCGGGCTCGGCGCCGCGGTGGACTACCTGAGCGAGATCGGCATGGAGCGGGTGGCCGCGCACGAGCACGCGCTCGTCGAGGCGGCGCTGGCCGGGATCGCCGAGATCCCGGGCGTCCGACTGATCGGTCCGGGGGACACGGCCGACCGCGGTGCGACCGTCGCGTTCGTCGTCGACGGCGTGCACCCGCACGACGCCGGCCAGGTGCTGGACAGCCTGGGCATAGCGGTGCGGGTGGGTCACCACTGCGCGTGGCCGCTGCACCGGGTGTGCCAGGTGCCGGCCACCGTGCGCGCGACGTTCTACCTGTACAACGACTTGTCCGAAGTGGACGCCCTGATGGGCGGTATCCGCGAGGCGCAGAAGTTCTTCGGGGTGGCGTAGGTGAACCTGGAGAGCATGTACCAGGAGATCATCCTGGACCACTACAAGAACCCGCACGGCCACGGCCTGCGGGAGCCCTACGACGCCGAGTCGTTCCAGGTCAACCCGACCTGTGGCGATGAGATCACCCTCCGGCTCAAGGTCGAGGGCGACAAGGTCACCGACGTCTCCTACGAGGGGCAGGGCTGCTCGATCAGCCAGGCGTCCGCGTCGGTGCTGACCGATCTGGTGACCGGGCACACCGTCGGTGAGGCACTGTCCACGATGGACACCTTCGTGGCGATGATGCAGAGCCGGGGCCAGATCGAGCCGGACGAGGATGTGCTGGAGGACGCGGTCGCCTTCGCCGGGGTGTCGAAGTACCCGGCGCGGGTGAAGTGCGCCCTGCTGGGCTGGATGGCGTTCAAGGATGCGCTGACCCGCACGAACGGAGCCGTGAAGTGAGCGAGGAGCAGACGCGCGAGGGCCGCACCGCGGCGGACCTGCCGGAGCAGGCGCAGCCGCCGGCCGCGGACGTGGCCAAGATCGAGGACATCGAGGAGGCCATGCGGGACGTCGTGGACCCCGAGCTCGGCATCAACGTGGTCGACCTCGGGCTGGTCTACGACATCCGGGTGGAACCGGACAACACCGCCACCATCGACATGACGCTGACGTCGGCGGCCTGCCCGCTGACCGACGTGATCGAGGACCAGACGGCCTCGGTGCTGGTCGGCCAGGCCGGGGTGGTCAAGGACTTCCGGATCAACTGGGTCTGGATGCCGCCGTGGGGCCCGGAGAAGATCACCGACGACGGTCGCGAGCAGCTTCGCGCCCTCGGTTTCACCGTCTAGATCCGCACCCGTAGCACAGCGCCGCCGCGGCCGGGCCCGTTCGGGCAAACCGGCCGCGGCGGCGCTGTTCCCGCGTGCAGTGGTGTCGCCCCTCGTCCCAGTGAGCGTATAACGACCTATACGGCGGGGCTCAGGCCGGCCGCGGACCGGTCCCGCTGCTCCGGCAGCCCGTGCCGCGACCGGCCACGCAGCACCTCGACCCGCTCGGAGCCCGGCCGGCCCAGCACCCAGCTCGACCCCGGCACCGCCTTCGCCCGCTTCTTCAGGGGCGCCAGCAGACGGGACGCCTCCCGGTAGGACTCGATCGTCGCCGTCGCGCACACCAGCGTCGCGAGCGACACCGTCACCGGCATGCCTTCGGCCGACCACGGCACGTCCAGCAACGCCCCGGCGATCGTGCCGATCTCCGCCACGTCGCAGGCGATCAGGAAGTCGTCCCCGCCGACGTGGCTCACCACCATCCTCGGCAAGCGGGCCGCCAGATCCGTCAGAGCGCGCCCGATGGCGCGGATCAGGTCGTCCCCGGCCGCGAAGCCCGCGTTGTCGTTCACCGCCTTGAACGAGTCGACGTCCAGCCACGCCGCCACGAACGCCTCCCGGCCGGCGATCCGGCGGTCCACCTCCCGCGCCACCGTGTCGCTGCCGGGCAGCCGGGTGAGCGGGTTCAGCGCGGCCGCTTCCTCGACCTTCGCCTCCGCCACCCCGCGCACCACCTCGGTCACCAGCACCACGCCCAGGCAGCGGCCCGCGTCGTCGACCACCACCACGTCGTCGCCGGTGCGGCCCCAGTCCGCGTCGGTCACCAGCTCCAGCAGCTCCAAGGCCCCGGCGTCGGCGTGGATCGTGTGCGGGCTGTCCGCCAGCCGTTGCGCGCTGCGCCGCGCGTGCAGCGCGTGGCCGTACGGGCCGGTGACCGACACCAGGAACCGCGTGCGGTCGATCGACCACCGCGGGCGCCCCTCGGTGTCGATCCCGACGATCCCGGTGGGCGCGTCCGCGGCGGCGAGCGCGGACCGCACGTCGTCACAGGTCGCGTCGTGCGGCAGGGTGCTGGCCGGGCGCAGGAAGTCACGCACCCGCGGGGTGCCCGGCGGACCCGGTGCCACGCGCTCACCCGGGTCGGGGACGGCCGGGGTGAGCAGGTGACCGAGGCCGACAGCGTCCCCCGCCGGCGCGAACAGGTTGCCCTGGGCGATGCGCACCCCCAGCCGCCGCGCCGCCCCCAGCTGCGCCTCGGTCTCGATCCCGGTCGCCACGAGCCGGGCGTTGCGGCGGGCGGCGAAGTGCAGCAGCGACTCCACGACGGCCACCGAACCGGCGTCGGAGGGCAGCCCGCGCAACACGCTGTGGTCCAGCTTGAGGACGTCCACCGGCGCCGCCGCGAGGAGTGTGAACGGTACGTCGCCGCGCCCGAGACCGTCCAGTGCCAGCCGGAACCCCAGCCGGCGCAGCCGCGTCAGCCCGGCGAGCAGCTGCTCCGGCGCGACCCCGCCGAACGGCGGGCCGACCTCGAGCACCACCTCGCGCGGCCGCTTGCCGGCGCGCGCGAGGGCGTCCATCAGCGGATCCACCGACCCGGCCGCGGCGGTGGCCGCCGTCAGGTTCAGGTGCACCGGCAGCAGCGTCTGCTGGTCGGCTTCGGTGCGCACGGCTTCGCAGGCCAGCGCGAGGTCGGTTTCGACCAGACGCCCTTCGCGGCGCGCGGTGTCGAGCAGCTCGTGCACGCACCCCTCGGCGGGACGGGCCAGCGCTTCGAGCGCGAGCATGCCGCCGGTGTGCAGGCTGTAGAGCGGCTGGAAGGCGAACCGGACTGGGCGCACGGGCCCGATCTTGGCTGGTGCGGTGCCCGCGGTGAAAGAGATGTCCACTGATGTTCACCTCGGGTGCGCTCACCGTATGCCCCCACCGGGTGTCCCCGTACCGATACGGTGACACGCATGGAACTCGATCCGCGGACGCTTCGCCGGGAGAACGCCAAGGAACCGGCCTGGTCCGATCTGGCCGACAACCCGTTCCGGGCCGACCGGGACCGGATCGTGGTGTCGCCGTTCTTCGCCCGGCTCGGTGGCGTGACCCAGGTGGTGAGCGCTGCCGGGTCCGGCCTGCTGCACAACCGCCTCACGCACAGCCTCAAGGTCGCCCAGGTCGCCCGGGCGATCTCGGAGCGGCTGCTGTCCGCGGTGGACTCGGCCGAGCTGATCGGCAAGCTCGGCGGGCTGGACCCGGACGTCGCCGAGGCCGCCGCGCTGGCCCACGACCTCGGGCACCCGCCGTTCGGGCACCTGGGGGAGCAGGTGCTGGACCGCATCGCCCGCCACCGGTTCTCGCTGCCCGACGGGTTCGAAGGCAACGCGCAGACCTTCCGGATCATCACCACGACCGACGTGCGCGGCCCGGCGGCCGTCGGGCTCGACCTCACCGCGGCGGTGCGGGCGGCGGTCCTGAAGTACCCGTGGGCCCGGCTGCACTGGCCCGATCCGCACCCGTCCGCGATGCGGATCCCGCCGCGTGGTGCCGCCGAACCGGACGACGCGCCGGGCACCGGGTCGAGCAAGTTCTCCGCGTACTGCACCGAACTGGACGACGTCGTGGCGGCGCGCCGGTCGTTCGCGGGGCGGATCGAACCGTGGCAGCAGACGGTCGAGGCGTCGGTGATGGACACCGCCGACGACCTCGCCTACGCGATCCACGACATCCAGGACTTCCACCGCATCGGGGTGCTGCAGCACGCGCCGGTCGCGGCCGAGCTGGGGGAGTGGCTGGACCACGCCCTCGACCTGGCCGCGCTCGACAACGCCACGCTCGCGGCGCAGATCCGCCGCCCGGGCCGCTCGCTGGAACAGCTGCGGCGGCGCATGCACGCCAAGGACGCGTGGATCGTCGACGACGACGCCTTCGCCCGCGCCGTGTCCCGGATCCGGGCCGAACTGGTCGACGGCCTGCTCGCCACCCCGTTCGACGGTTCGATCGAGGCCGAGCAGACCACGGCCGCGTTCTCTGCGCAGTGGACGCACCGGCTGGTGGACGGCGTGGTCGTGCTGCCGGCGCCGTCCACCCGGGCCGGGCACGTGTCGCTGCGGACCGCCCAGTGGCACGAGGTGCAGGTGCTCAAGTTCGTGCACCGCAGGTTCGTGCTGCTGCGGCCGGAACTGGCGCTGCACCAGCGGGGGCAGGCGTCGTTGCTGACCACGCTCGTGGACGCGCTGGATGCGTGGCTGGGTGACCGGGACGAGGCGTCCCGGCTGCCGCGGCGCTTGCACGACCTGGTCGAGCTGGCGCAGTCGGAGTTCGAGGACCTCGCCCGCGACGCGCCCGAACTGCTGGTCGGAGCCACCGGCGAGCCGGTGACCGGCGCGGACGCGGTGCGCAGCCTCGCGCGGGGCCGCGCGGTGATCGACTTCGTGTCCTCGCTGACCGACAAGCAGGCGGTCACCCTGCTGGAGGCCCTGTCCGGGCGGTCCTCGCAACCCTG
Proteins encoded in this window:
- a CDS encoding helix-turn-helix transcriptional regulator codes for the protein MAAQATPDGRTRHEVARLLLEDGPMTAGVVADRLGISPTAVRRHLDALLADGEAETRDAPRRGPRGRGRPAKLFLLTETGRARFGHAYDDLAVAALRFLAEHAGEEAVRAFAERRAAGMVEPHRAAITAADGPAGRAEALAAALSREGYAASARQVGAPATGAGAQLCQHHCPVAHVAAEFPQLCEAETEAFAELLGTHVQRLATIARGDTVCTTHVPAENPPGLQAKAPDGGKRE
- the sufD gene encoding Fe-S cluster assembly protein SufD → MTVSAENTAAAAEAAVPAASRAERFTGYDVAAFEVPGGREENWRFTPMKRLRGLHDGTATASGEVKIDVDAAPEVRVETVGREDERLGQAGVPSDRIAAQAYTSFAAATLVTLPKETRASRPTVLRLTGPGEGNTAYGHVQVRAEAYAEGVVVLDHLGSGTYADNVEFVVGEGAKLTVVSVQDWADDAVHVSEQHIRLGKDSTVKHIVVTLGGDLVRVSPTASFADRGGDVEMLGLYFADAGQHQEHRLFVDHAVPYCKSNVMYKGALQGDDAHTVWIGDVLIRAAAEGTETYELNRNLVLTTGARADSVPNLEIETGEIAGAGHASATGRFDDEQLFYLLSRGIEEEQARRLVVRGFFHEILMKIDVPEVRERLAEAIEAELEAVGS
- the sufU gene encoding Fe-S cluster assembly sulfur transfer protein SufU; the protein is MNLESMYQEIILDHYKNPHGHGLREPYDAESFQVNPTCGDEITLRLKVEGDKVTDVSYEGQGCSISQASASVLTDLVTGHTVGEALSTMDTFVAMMQSRGQIEPDEDVLEDAVAFAGVSKYPARVKCALLGWMAFKDALTRTNGAVK
- a CDS encoding cysteine desulfurase, producing MTTTAAANLPLDVAALRADFPILSRTVRDGKPLVYLDSGATSQRPRQVLDAERRFLETSNAAVHRGAHQLAEEATDAYEYARARTAEFVGADQGELVFTKNATEGINLVAYAMSNAATAGPEAERFRVGPGDEIVITAMEHHANLVPWQQLCQRTGATLRWFDLTGTFRLDLSNLDELVTERTKIVAFAHQSNVLGTINPVEPIVRRAREVGALTLLDACQSVPHFPVDFHALGVDFAVFSGHKMLAPSGIGVLYGRRELLEAMPPFLTGGSMIELVTMDRTTFAPPPQKFEAGVPMTSQAVGLGAAVDYLSEIGMERVAAHEHALVEAALAGIAEIPGVRLIGPGDTADRGATVAFVVDGVHPHDAGQVLDSLGIAVRVGHHCAWPLHRVCQVPATVRATFYLYNDLSEVDALMGGIREAQKFFGVA
- a CDS encoding iron-sulfur cluster assembly protein gives rise to the protein MSEEQTREGRTAADLPEQAQPPAADVAKIEDIEEAMRDVVDPELGINVVDLGLVYDIRVEPDNTATIDMTLTSAACPLTDVIEDQTASVLVGQAGVVKDFRINWVWMPPWGPEKITDDGREQLRALGFTV
- the mptB gene encoding polyprenol phosphomannose-dependent alpha 1,6 mannosyltransferase MptB: MTWGEQSTGGGAVAAPLSPVQPPGAGPLEQRELRALDIVRRLGTVGALLLALGSLGAGAAPVLNPVQDIPVLRLFARIPTVSLAMCFAGMGMLVVGWLLLGRFARPGRARLATRAQLTRTLVMWLTPLMFIPPLFSRDVYSYLAQSEIVHRGMDPYELGPAQALGVADPLTSGVSNMWRETPAPYGPLFLKLGSWISGLTGDDIVAGVLLQRALALAGVALIIWALPRLAQRFGVEPATALWLGAANPLVLFHLVAGAHNEALGIGLMVAGLELGIRRLPVRVTGDTPPPLAHGEIPFLVLGAAVITLGAAVKINAVIALGFFGVMIARRWRGRISDLLRAAAALTGVFAVVMAAVCLGTGLGFGWIGALGTPGLVRSWISPSAELANLGGVLGIALGLGNHTNALVSILQLAGIALAGLITAKFLWDSFRWRYRPIIGLGVSLGAFMILHVAMQPWWLLWAVIPLAAAAGTSRFRVAATVASVALAFLAAPPGSTFDGRSFVVPQAYLAAGVVVAVAVLVVWRRAPLLLKRDPQPAP
- the sufC gene encoding Fe-S cluster assembly ATPase SufC — its product is MATLEIKDLHAGVTTDEGAKEILKGVNLTIRSGETHAIMGPNGSGKSTLSYAIAGHPKYEVTSGEVLLDGENVLEMSVDERARAGLFLAMQYPVEVPGVSMSNFLRTAATAVRGEAPKLRHWVKEVKDEMAKLEISAEFAERSVNEGFSGGEKKRHEILQLALLKPKIAILDETDSGLDVDALRIVSDGVNEYKANNEVGVMLITHYTRILRHITPDFVHVFADGRVVESGGKELADELEENGYVKYTGKKEAAAV
- a CDS encoding GGDEF domain-containing protein produces the protein MLALEALARPAEGCVHELLDTARREGRLVETDLALACEAVRTEADQQTLLPVHLNLTAATAAAGSVDPLMDALARAGKRPREVVLEVGPPFGGVAPEQLLAGLTRLRRLGFRLALDGLGRGDVPFTLLAAAPVDVLKLDHSVLRGLPSDAGSVAVVESLLHFAARRNARLVATGIETEAQLGAARRLGVRIAQGNLFAPAGDAVGLGHLLTPAVPDPGERVAPGPPGTPRVRDFLRPASTLPHDATCDDVRSALAAADAPTGIVGIDTEGRPRWSIDRTRFLVSVTGPYGHALHARRSAQRLADSPHTIHADAGALELLELVTDADWGRTGDDVVVVDDAGRCLGVVLVTEVVRGVAEAKVEEAAALNPLTRLPGSDTVAREVDRRIAGREAFVAAWLDVDSFKAVNDNAGFAAGDDLIRAIGRALTDLAARLPRMVVSHVGGDDFLIACDVAEIGTIAGALLDVPWSAEGMPVTVSLATLVCATATIESYREASRLLAPLKKRAKAVPGSSWVLGRPGSERVEVLRGRSRHGLPEQRDRSAAGLSPAV
- the sufB gene encoding Fe-S cluster assembly protein SufB; its protein translation is MTAAAEQRNPTTTPLSQEETIDSLGKYAFGWADPDAAGASARRGLNTDVVSDISAKKNEPEWMLEARLKALKLFERKPMPNWGADLSGIDFDNIKYFVRSTEQQAASWDELPEDIKNTYDKLGIPEAEKQRLIAGVAAQYESEVVYHKIREDLEAQGVIFLDTDTGLKEHPELFQEYFGSVIPAGDNKFSALNTAVWSGGSFIYVPPGVHVDIPLQAYFRINTENMGQFERTLIIVDEGAYVHYVEGCTAPIYKSDSLHSAVVEIIVKKGGRCRYTTIQNWSNNVYNLVTKRAKCEEGATMEWIDGNIGSKVTMKYPSVFLMGEHAKGEVLSIAFAGEGQHQDAGAKMEHLAPHTSSTIVSKSVARGGGRTSYRGLVKVAKRAHHSASTVKCDALLVDTISRSDTYPYVDIRNDEVSMGHEATVSKVSEDQLFYLMSRGLTEDEAMAMVVRGFVEPIARELPMEYALELNRLIELQMEGAVG